One region of Pagrus major chromosome 5, Pma_NU_1.0 genomic DNA includes:
- the LOC140995974 gene encoding uncharacterized protein isoform X2 yields MSTRTVNLDTYSLSLLTAKEDILNPRSSTNWAIFTYDGFTNKLKLADSGAGGVAELAGKFHIAKPQYGLCKVGSVETGGPRIALISWVGQNVEDFRRTECASHIPAIKSFFKEAHVFIGAEKVEDVTEEKIRAELSKAQAHTPTQYVRRSSRSADKEELVGTNYRKTNAAMEMRLINRESFWARAEREEEERKDEERRRTSEERRRLEKERVLKERRDAEERDRKMNEKLQMIEEQRRKQAEQEEELRRKEKTKWDQQQREHEEFMRARLRRSESIEKAAEAAALVSQRSMNPREFFRQLSSSSSQSPTSPGSSRTGKPFRRYQRSLTDTAFIFAKAEESTASSPRSSPLVSPFSRAPPSPIFRASSPPTSPDFRPVTSPQRSRPPMSPPTSPLRPAPPVSALPSVPHTNDQVQDVFEPKLPSPTEPSAPPASPTLLASLSSKLVKNNPSQSHPEALPPSPPNTPTQPEHSTFSFEPVLAPQAPTAPLPERPQPNTDLNTATHVHTELVSDIGYKVQAVLVEEDEEEDVEEHEEDVEEHEEDVEKHEEDVEEHEGDVEKHEEDVEEHEEDVAETQPQPSAVTTEPVQTETEEQEQEEEEKMEEKEETKVKEEEGLKWEAEYVLLEEPVEVVQEEEEPKKDEEENSEDVQAPADPTELSEKEEESAVTEVIVSDAEPICQEIKQETVVPSTNGITNGEDTQEHNGIERSLSPSDTEISSPELAVCYDLHGTREEDDDVEEKEQEIIENGQEVLAERQMCVRALYDYQAEDESEISFEPGDIIRDVETVDKAWWRGWSKDGHQGLFPANYVETI; encoded by the exons GGCAATATTCACCTATGATGGATTCACCAACAAGCTGAAACTGGCTGACTCAGGAG CGGGTGGTGTGGCAGAGCTGGCAGGGAAATTTCACATTGCCAAGCCTCAATATGGACTGTGCAAAGTGGGAAGTGTGGAGACAGGAGGCCCCCGGATTGCTCTGATCAGCTGG GTCGGCCAAAATGTGGAGGACTTCCGGAGGACAGAATGTGCCAGCCACATTCCAGCCATCAAAAGCTTCTTCAAG GAAGCACATGTGTTCATTGGTGCAGAGAAGGTGGAGGACGTGACAGAGGAGAAGATAAGAGCAGAGCTCAGCAAGGCCCAGGCCCACACTCCTACACAGTATGTGAGAAGGAGCTCCAGGTCGGCAGACAAGGAGGAATTAGTG GGTACAAACTACAGAAAAACGAATGCAGCGATGGAGATGAGACTAATAAACAGAGAGTCCTTCTGGGCACGTGCAGAG cgtgaagaggaagagaggaaagacgaggagaggagacgaacTTCAGAGGAGAGACGTCGCCTTGAGAAAGAAAGAGTCTTAAAAGAACGGAGGGAtgcagaagagagagacagaaagatgaacGAGAAGTTGCAAATGATTGAGGAGCAGAG AAGAAAACAGGCAGAGCAAGAAGAAGAGCTGCGCCGAAAGGAAAAAACTAAATGG gatcagcagcagagggagcaTGAGGAATTTATGAGGGCTCGTCTTAGAAGGAGTGAATCCATAGAGAAAGCAGCA GAGGCAGCAGCATTAGTGTCTCAACGCTCCATGAACCCTCGGGAGTTCTTCAGGCAGctgtcatcatcgtcatcacaAAGTCCCACCAGCCCTGGATCCTCCCGCACTG gCAAACCATTCAGGCGATACCAGCGCAGCCTGACAGACACAGCCTTCATCTTCGCCAAAGCAGAAGAGAGCACGGCATCCTCCCCTCGCAGTTCTCCCCTTGTCTCCCCCTTCTCCCGCGCTCCTCCCTCTCCCATCTTCCGCGCCTCGTCTCCCCCCACAAGCCCTGATTTCCGCCCCGTCACCTCTCCACAAAGGTCCAGACCTCCCATGTCACCGCCCACATCACCTCTCCGTCCCGCCCCTCCGGTCTCAGCCCTGCCCAGTGTTCCACACACTAACGACCAAGTTCAGGATGTTTTTGAGCCCAAACTCCCGTCACCCACAGAACCTTCTGCACCTCCAGCCTCCCCTACTCTCTTGGCTTCCTTGTCCTCCAAATTAGTCAAAAACAACCCCTCTCAGTCACATCCGGAAGCCCTGCCTCCCTCGCCACCAAATACCCCAACCCAGCCGGAGCACTCAACTTTCAGCTTTGAGCCTGTTCTAGCTCCACAAGCTCCGACGGCTCCTCTTCCAGAGAGACCGCAGCCAAACACAG ACCTCAACACAGCCACTCATGTGCACACTGAGCTGGTCTCAGACATCGGCTACAAAGTACAGGCTGTcctggtggaggaggatgaggaagaggatgtAGAGGAGCACGAGGAAGATGTGGAGGAGCACGAGGAAGATGTGGAGAAGCACGAGGAAGATGTGGAGGAGCACGAGGGAGATGTGGAGAAGCACGAGGAAGATGTGGAGGAGCACGAGGAAGATGTGGCTGAAACACAACCACAGCCTTCTGCCGTTACCACAGAACCAGTCCAGACTgagacagaggagcaggagcaagaggaggaggaaaagatggaggagaaggaggagaccaaggtgaaagaggaggagggattAAAATGGGAAGCTGAGTATGTACTGCTGGAGGAGCCAGTGGAGGTggtgcaggaggaagaggagccaaagaaagatgaagaggagaattCAGAAGACGTTCAGGCCCCTGCTGATCCGACTGAGCTttcagaaaaagaggaagagtcAGCAGTCACAG AAGTCATTGTTTCAGATGCCGAACCAATTTGTCAAGAAATCAAACAGGAGACCGTCGTCCCCTCAACCAACGGGATCACAAATggagaggacacacaggaacacaatgGCATAG AGCGATCTTTGAGTCCATCTGACACAGAAATCAGCTCACCGGAGCTGGCTGTGTGCTACGATCTTCATGGCACGAGAGAGGAGGACGACGATGTTGAAGAGAAGGAACAAGAGATCATAGAAAATGGACAAGAG GTTTTAGCCGAGCGACAAATGTGCGTCCGAGCTCTGTATGACTACCAAGCAG AAGACGAATCTGAGATCTCGTTTGAAcctggtgacatcatcagggaCGTGGAGACGGTGGACAAAGCTtggtggagggggtggagcaAAGATGGACATCAAGGCTTGTTCCCTGCTAATTATGTAGAGACTATATAG
- the LOC140995974 gene encoding uncharacterized protein isoform X1, whose protein sequence is MSTRTVNLDTYSLSLLTAKEDILNPRSSTNWAIFTYDGFTNKLKLADSGAGGVAELAGKFHIAKPQYGLCKVGSVETGGPRIALISWVGQNVEDFRRTECASHIPAIKSFFKEAHVFIGAEKVEDVTEEKIRAELSKAQAHTPTQYVRRSSRSADKEELVGTNYRKTNAAMEMRLINRESFWARAEREEEERKDEERRRTSEERRRLEKERVLKERRDAEERDRKMNEKLQMIEEQRRKQAEQEEELRRKEKTKWDQQQREHEEFMRARLRRSESIEKAAEAAALVSQRSMNPREFFRQLSSSSSQSPTSPGSSRTGKPFRRYQRSLTDTAFIFAKAEESTASSPRSSPLVSPFSRAPPSPIFRASSPPTSPDFRPVTSPQRSRPPMSPPTSPLRPAPPVSALPSVPHTNDQVQDVFEPKLPSPTEPSAPPASPTLLASLSSKLVKNNPSQSHPEALPPSPPNTPTQPEHSTFSFEPVLAPQAPTAPLPERPQPNTDLNTATHVHTELVSDIGYKVQAVLVEEDEEEDVEEHEEDVEEHEEDVEKHEEDVEEHEGDVEKHEEDVEEHEEDVAETQPQPSAVTTEPVQTETEEQEQEEEEKMEEKEETKVKEEEGLKWEAEYVLLEEPVEVVQEEEEPKKDEEENSEDVQAPADPTELSEKEEESAVTVIVSDAEPICQEIKQETVVPSTNGITNGEDTQEHNGIERSLSPSDTEISSPELAVCYDLHGTREEDDDVEEKEQEIIENGQEVLAERQMCVRALYDYQAEDESEISFEPGDIIRDVETVDKAWWRGWSKDGHQGLFPANYVETI, encoded by the exons GGCAATATTCACCTATGATGGATTCACCAACAAGCTGAAACTGGCTGACTCAGGAG CGGGTGGTGTGGCAGAGCTGGCAGGGAAATTTCACATTGCCAAGCCTCAATATGGACTGTGCAAAGTGGGAAGTGTGGAGACAGGAGGCCCCCGGATTGCTCTGATCAGCTGG GTCGGCCAAAATGTGGAGGACTTCCGGAGGACAGAATGTGCCAGCCACATTCCAGCCATCAAAAGCTTCTTCAAG GAAGCACATGTGTTCATTGGTGCAGAGAAGGTGGAGGACGTGACAGAGGAGAAGATAAGAGCAGAGCTCAGCAAGGCCCAGGCCCACACTCCTACACAGTATGTGAGAAGGAGCTCCAGGTCGGCAGACAAGGAGGAATTAGTG GGTACAAACTACAGAAAAACGAATGCAGCGATGGAGATGAGACTAATAAACAGAGAGTCCTTCTGGGCACGTGCAGAG cgtgaagaggaagagaggaaagacgaggagaggagacgaacTTCAGAGGAGAGACGTCGCCTTGAGAAAGAAAGAGTCTTAAAAGAACGGAGGGAtgcagaagagagagacagaaagatgaacGAGAAGTTGCAAATGATTGAGGAGCAGAG AAGAAAACAGGCAGAGCAAGAAGAAGAGCTGCGCCGAAAGGAAAAAACTAAATGG gatcagcagcagagggagcaTGAGGAATTTATGAGGGCTCGTCTTAGAAGGAGTGAATCCATAGAGAAAGCAGCA GAGGCAGCAGCATTAGTGTCTCAACGCTCCATGAACCCTCGGGAGTTCTTCAGGCAGctgtcatcatcgtcatcacaAAGTCCCACCAGCCCTGGATCCTCCCGCACTG gCAAACCATTCAGGCGATACCAGCGCAGCCTGACAGACACAGCCTTCATCTTCGCCAAAGCAGAAGAGAGCACGGCATCCTCCCCTCGCAGTTCTCCCCTTGTCTCCCCCTTCTCCCGCGCTCCTCCCTCTCCCATCTTCCGCGCCTCGTCTCCCCCCACAAGCCCTGATTTCCGCCCCGTCACCTCTCCACAAAGGTCCAGACCTCCCATGTCACCGCCCACATCACCTCTCCGTCCCGCCCCTCCGGTCTCAGCCCTGCCCAGTGTTCCACACACTAACGACCAAGTTCAGGATGTTTTTGAGCCCAAACTCCCGTCACCCACAGAACCTTCTGCACCTCCAGCCTCCCCTACTCTCTTGGCTTCCTTGTCCTCCAAATTAGTCAAAAACAACCCCTCTCAGTCACATCCGGAAGCCCTGCCTCCCTCGCCACCAAATACCCCAACCCAGCCGGAGCACTCAACTTTCAGCTTTGAGCCTGTTCTAGCTCCACAAGCTCCGACGGCTCCTCTTCCAGAGAGACCGCAGCCAAACACAG ACCTCAACACAGCCACTCATGTGCACACTGAGCTGGTCTCAGACATCGGCTACAAAGTACAGGCTGTcctggtggaggaggatgaggaagaggatgtAGAGGAGCACGAGGAAGATGTGGAGGAGCACGAGGAAGATGTGGAGAAGCACGAGGAAGATGTGGAGGAGCACGAGGGAGATGTGGAGAAGCACGAGGAAGATGTGGAGGAGCACGAGGAAGATGTGGCTGAAACACAACCACAGCCTTCTGCCGTTACCACAGAACCAGTCCAGACTgagacagaggagcaggagcaagaggaggaggaaaagatggaggagaaggaggagaccaaggtgaaagaggaggagggattAAAATGGGAAGCTGAGTATGTACTGCTGGAGGAGCCAGTGGAGGTggtgcaggaggaagaggagccaaagaaagatgaagaggagaattCAGAAGACGTTCAGGCCCCTGCTGATCCGACTGAGCTttcagaaaaagaggaagagtcAGCAGTCACAG TCATTGTTTCAGATGCCGAACCAATTTGTCAAGAAATCAAACAGGAGACCGTCGTCCCCTCAACCAACGGGATCACAAATggagaggacacacaggaacacaatgGCATAG AGCGATCTTTGAGTCCATCTGACACAGAAATCAGCTCACCGGAGCTGGCTGTGTGCTACGATCTTCATGGCACGAGAGAGGAGGACGACGATGTTGAAGAGAAGGAACAAGAGATCATAGAAAATGGACAAGAG GTTTTAGCCGAGCGACAAATGTGCGTCCGAGCTCTGTATGACTACCAAGCAG AAGACGAATCTGAGATCTCGTTTGAAcctggtgacatcatcagggaCGTGGAGACGGTGGACAAAGCTtggtggagggggtggagcaAAGATGGACATCAAGGCTTGTTCCCTGCTAATTATGTAGAGACTATATAG